A window of the Oryza brachyantha chromosome 5, ObraRS2, whole genome shotgun sequence genome harbors these coding sequences:
- the LOC102708620 gene encoding ketol-acid reductoisomerase, chloroplastic has translation MAAPTSAALSHPKTLAYAAAPKAPTAPGAVSFAAASHAPCALAARRRAVTAMVAAPPAVGGAMPSLDFETCVFNKEKVSLAGHEEYIVRGGRNLFPLLPEAFKGIKQIGVIGWGSQGPAQAQNLRDSLAEAKSDIIVKIGLRKGSKSFEEARAAGFTEENGTLGDIWETVSGSDLVLLLISDAAQADNYEKIFSYMKPNSILGLSHGFLLGHLQSSVLDFPKNISVIAVCPKGMGPSVRRLYVQGKEINGAGINSSFAVHQDVDGRATDVALGWSVALGSPFTFATTLEQEYKSDIFGERGILLGAVHGIVEALFRRYTEQGMDEQLAYKNTVEGITGIISKTISKKGMLEVYNSLTEEGKKEFNKAYSASYYPCMDILYECYEDVATGSEIRSVVLAGRRFYEKEGLPAFPMGNIDQTRMWKVGERVRSTRPANDLGPLHPFTAGVYVALMMAQIEVLRKKGHSYSEIINESVIESVDSLNPFMHARGVAFMVDNCSTTARLGSRKWAPRFDYILTQQAFVTVDKDAPINQDLISNFMSDPVHGAIEVCAQLRPTVDISVTADADFVRPELRQSS, from the exons ATGGCGGCGCCCACCTCCGCGGCCTTATCCCaccccaaaaccctagcctacGCCGCGGCGCCCAAGGCCCCGACGGCGCCGGGGGCCGTCTCCTTCGCGGCCGCCTCGCATGCCCCCtgcgcgctcgccgcccgccgccgcgcggtcACCGCCATggtcgcggcgccgccggccgtcggcggcgccatgCCGTCGCTCGACTTCGAGACCTGCGTCTTCAACAAGGAGAAGGTCTCCCTCGCCGGCCACGAGGAG TATATTGTGAGGGGTGGGAGGAACCTGTTCCCGCTGCTTCCCGAGGCGTTCAAGGGCATCAAGCAGATTGGAGTCATTGGATGGGGCTCCCAG GGTCCTGCACAAGCCCAGAACCTGAGGGATTCACTAGCTGAAGCCAAGTCAGACATTATTGTTAAG ATTGGTCTCCGGAAAGGTTCTAAATCATTTGAAGAAGCACGTGCGGCTGGTTTTACTGAAGAGAATGGAACCTTGGGAGATATTTGGGAGACTGTTTCTGGCAGCGATCTCGTGTTGCTGTTGATATCAGACGCTGCACAG GCTGACAACTATGAGAAAATTTTCTCTTACATGAAACCGAACAGTATTCTTGGTTTATCACATGGATTTCTGCTTGGACATTTGCAATCTAGCGTTCTTGATTTCCCAAAAAACATCAGTGTGATTGCTGTTTGCCCCAAGGGAATGGGTCCATCAGTTAGGAGATTATATGTACAAGgcaaagaaattaatggtGCTGGTATCAACTCTAGTTTTGCTGTTCACCAG GATGTTGATGGAAGGGCAACTGACGTTGCTCTGGGATGGTCAGTTGCTCTGGGATCTCCCTTCACATTTGCTACTACTTTAGAACAGGAGTACAAGAGTGATATCTTTGGGGAGCGAG GCATTCTGCTGGGTGCTGTTCATGGCATTGTGGAGGCTCTGTTTAGGAGATACACAGAGCAAGGAATGGATGAACAACTGGCATACAAAAACACTGTAGAGGGTATCACTGGAATTATCTCGAAAACCATCTCAAAGAAG GGAATGCTTGAAGTGTACAACTCCTTGACAGAGGAGGGGAAGAAAGAATTCAACAAGGCCTACAGTGCATCATATTACCCTTGCATGGACATACTCTATGAGTGCTATGAAGATGTTGCCACTGGAAGTGAAATCCGGAGTGTTGTGTTGGCTGGACGGAGATTTTAT GAGAAGGAAGGCCTTCCAGCTTTCCCTATGGGCAATATCGATCAAACTCGTATGTGGAAGGTTGGTGAAAGGGTGCGCTCAACCCGACCAGCAAATGATCTTGGTCCCCTGCATCCTTTCACTGCTGGAGTCTATGTTGCACTGATGATGGCTCAG ATCGAGGTCCTTAGAAAGAAGGGGCATTCCTACTCGGAGATCATCAACGAGAGTGTCATCGAGTCCGTGGACTCACTGAACCCTTTCATGCATGCTCGTGGAGTGGCTTTCATGGTTGACAACTGCTCAACAACTGCTCGTCTGGGATCAAGGAAGTGGGCGCCGCGCTTCGACTACATCTTGACCCAGCAAGCCTTCGTGACGGTGGACAAGGACGCTCCGATCAACCAAGACCTCATCAGCAACTTCATGTCCGACCCTGTCCATGGCGCTATCGAAGTGTGCGCTCAGCTGAGGCCCACCGTCGACATCTCTGTGACTGCCGACGCTGACTTCGTGCGCCCAGAGCTCCGGCAGTCATCATAG